One stretch of Streptomyces sp. MMBL 11-1 DNA includes these proteins:
- a CDS encoding four-helix bundle copper-binding protein, producing the protein MPTVVQDMLTTYPADLGGVDRQKLARCIEECVACAQACTACADACLSEEAVAELTKCVRTDMDCADVCGMTAAVLSRHTGYDANVTRAVLRACATVCKACADECEAHADRHEHCRVCAEACRRCEQACDDLLSSLG; encoded by the coding sequence ATGCCCACCGTGGTCCAGGACATGCTCACCACCTACCCCGCCGATCTGGGCGGCGTGGACCGCCAGAAGCTCGCCCGCTGCATCGAAGAGTGCGTCGCCTGCGCCCAGGCCTGCACGGCATGTGCCGACGCCTGTCTGTCGGAGGAGGCGGTCGCCGAGCTCACCAAGTGCGTTCGCACCGATATGGACTGCGCCGACGTCTGTGGAATGACCGCGGCCGTGCTCTCGCGCCACACGGGGTACGACGCGAACGTGACCCGCGCGGTCCTCCGAGCCTGCGCCACCGTCTGCAAGGCCTGCGCCGACGAGTGCGAGGCCCACGCGGACCGGCACGAACACTGCCGCGTCTGCGCCGAGGCGTGCCGCCGTTGCGAGCAGGCGTGCGACGACCTCCTGTCCTCACTGGGCTGA
- a CDS encoding FUSC family protein yields MRTALARLTPRMHRPEKYQVVQSLKAAAAAIIAWALTGWWLAAPMALMAPWAAVALVQGTVYRSMRTATQLLLMITAGTVLAAGAAALTGNTMVAMVIVLPLTVLLGNLAPVGGQGLYAPTTALFVLAYGSYSLPAVGHRLLETAVGAAVGITVNAMILPPVHSLHVTRLACALPRDCAQLLRDIGDGVRDYDAQRAEHWHRSAHDLLAALSELHVARGWESESFRLNPGHRLRRRTPPPSTAWDIVWARVANRLLALTLTLWETASEHRRLPRPSHRALAEVGRLLSAVAEVCAADESIMAHGADEERCGRRDASLAAAHRALAAVEDHLRGGAPEEIGAALGSLAADCQALLDDLAPDGADTDVPPARERHGDEAI; encoded by the coding sequence ATGAGGACGGCCCTCGCCCGCCTGACACCGCGCATGCACCGGCCCGAGAAGTACCAGGTGGTGCAGTCCTTGAAGGCGGCCGCCGCGGCCATCATCGCCTGGGCACTGACCGGCTGGTGGCTGGCGGCGCCCATGGCGCTGATGGCCCCCTGGGCGGCCGTGGCACTGGTCCAGGGGACGGTCTACCGGTCCATGCGCACCGCGACCCAGCTGCTCCTGATGATCACGGCCGGAACCGTGCTCGCCGCCGGCGCCGCCGCCCTCACGGGGAACACGATGGTCGCCATGGTCATCGTCCTGCCCCTCACCGTGCTGCTCGGAAATCTGGCGCCCGTCGGCGGGCAGGGCCTGTACGCACCGACCACTGCCCTCTTCGTGCTGGCCTACGGCTCGTACTCGTTGCCGGCCGTCGGGCACCGGCTGCTGGAGACGGCGGTGGGAGCCGCCGTGGGCATCACGGTGAACGCCATGATCCTGCCGCCCGTCCATTCGCTCCACGTCACCAGGCTGGCGTGCGCGCTGCCTCGCGACTGCGCCCAGTTGCTGCGGGACATCGGCGACGGCGTGCGGGACTACGACGCTCAGCGGGCGGAGCACTGGCACCGGAGCGCCCACGACCTCCTGGCCGCCCTGTCCGAGCTCCACGTGGCCCGGGGATGGGAGTCCGAGAGTTTCCGGCTCAACCCCGGCCACCGTCTCCGCCGCAGGACGCCCCCACCGTCCACCGCGTGGGACATCGTCTGGGCCCGGGTGGCGAATCGGCTGCTCGCGCTCACTCTGACGCTGTGGGAGACCGCGTCCGAACACAGGCGCCTGCCCCGCCCGTCGCACCGCGCCCTGGCCGAAGTCGGCCGGCTCCTGTCGGCCGTGGCGGAGGTCTGCGCGGCCGACGAATCCATCATGGCGCACGGCGCGGACGAGGAGCGGTGCGGGCGGCGCGACGCCTCTCTGGCAGCTGCCCACCGGGCGCTCGCAGCCGTGGAGGACCACCTGCGGGGCGGGGCCCCCGAGGAGATCGGAGCCGCGCTCGGCAGCCTGGCGGCGGACTGCCAGGCGCTGCTCGACGACCTCGCCCCCGACGGAGCGGACACGGACGTTCCGCCCGCCCGCGAGCGCCACGGAGACGAAGCCATCTGA
- a CDS encoding SigB/SigF/SigG family RNA polymerase sigma factor, with the protein MQAAPGHERRTGGGDLAAHESFRRLSALPPGRERDELRSDLVCAWLPMAHRIASRFRDRGEAMDDLRQVAAMGLVKAVDRYDPLRASAFETYAVPTITGELKRHFRDHTWDVHVPRRVQDLRNQVRTVRRDLSQRAREHAPTCAEIASAAGLSEDDVLLGMEALESYSALSLDAEPAGAEGGRPLSERLGCTDRALDVAVDREAVKPGLRKLPERERTILYLRFFRDMTQVSIAESLGISQMHVSRLLSRSCERLRDDVLQGAA; encoded by the coding sequence ATGCAGGCTGCACCTGGCCACGAACGACGCACTGGCGGGGGCGACTTGGCCGCACACGAGTCCTTTCGGAGGCTGAGCGCGCTGCCTCCGGGCCGGGAGCGGGACGAACTGCGCAGCGATCTGGTCTGCGCGTGGCTGCCGATGGCTCACCGAATAGCGTCACGGTTCCGCGACCGGGGGGAGGCGATGGACGACCTTCGGCAAGTGGCCGCCATGGGCCTCGTCAAGGCGGTGGACCGCTACGACCCGCTCCGCGCCAGTGCGTTCGAGACGTACGCGGTTCCGACCATCACGGGCGAGCTGAAGCGGCACTTCCGGGACCACACGTGGGACGTCCACGTACCGCGCCGCGTCCAGGATCTCCGCAACCAGGTACGGACGGTCCGGCGTGACCTGAGCCAGCGGGCGCGTGAGCACGCGCCCACCTGCGCCGAGATCGCCTCCGCTGCCGGACTGAGCGAGGACGATGTACTGCTGGGCATGGAGGCGCTGGAGAGTTACAGCGCCCTGTCCCTGGACGCCGAGCCGGCGGGCGCGGAAGGGGGCAGGCCTCTTTCCGAACGGCTGGGGTGCACCGACAGGGCCCTGGATGTCGCTGTGGACCGGGAAGCCGTGAAGCCTGGTCTGCGCAAGCTGCCGGAGCGGGAGCGCACCATCCTCTACCTCCGCTTCTTCCGCGACATGACACAGGTGAGCATCGCCGAGAGCCTGGGGATTTCCCAGATGCACGTCTCACGCCTGCTCAGCCGGTCCTGCGAGCGGCTGCGCGACGACGTCCTCCAGGGGGCCGCGTGA
- a CDS encoding SRPBCC family protein, translating into MAARHHLIDRSPSAVWAVLEDEDLYGTWVVGTSGSRREQGHWPELGSSITYSVRLGPKEFTGRTVVRRIERPGALELEAEAGPLGSARIALDIRPWGDKTLVTVDEHPLRGIGGTLHNVLLDSLIQIRHRTMLARLARLTERMTPGQTRESGSGVAPADRP; encoded by the coding sequence ATGGCAGCCCGGCACCATCTGATCGACCGTTCCCCGTCCGCCGTGTGGGCCGTGCTGGAGGACGAGGATCTGTACGGCACCTGGGTGGTGGGAACTTCCGGGTCCCGCCGGGAACAGGGCCACTGGCCGGAGCTGGGCTCCTCGATCACCTACAGCGTGCGCCTGGGCCCCAAGGAGTTCACCGGCCGCACGGTGGTGCGGCGTATCGAAAGGCCCGGGGCGTTGGAGCTGGAGGCCGAGGCCGGCCCGCTGGGTTCGGCGCGTATCGCCCTGGACATCCGGCCGTGGGGCGACAAGACCCTCGTGACCGTCGACGAACATCCGCTGCGGGGCATCGGCGGCACGCTCCACAACGTCCTGCTGGACTCGCTGATCCAGATCCGCCACCGCACCATGCTGGCCCGCCTCGCCCGGCTGACCGAGCGCATGACGCCGGGGCAGACGCGTGAGAGCGGAAGCGGCGTCGCACCGGCCGACCGTCCATGA
- a CDS encoding DUF2945 domain-containing protein, with translation MTEKKLSKGDDVVWRSHGQDVEGSVTGRIEKRTKRAGRTVDASEEEPQYEVRSDKTGRKAVHRPESLDRKKDGGRA, from the coding sequence ATGACGGAGAAGAAGCTCTCCAAGGGCGACGACGTCGTCTGGCGGAGCCACGGGCAGGACGTCGAGGGCTCCGTGACCGGGAGAATCGAGAAGCGGACCAAAAGGGCCGGCCGGACGGTCGACGCCTCCGAGGAGGAGCCACAGTACGAAGTGCGGAGCGACAAGACGGGCAGGAAAGCCGTCCACCGCCCGGAGTCACTGGACAGGAAGAAGGACGGGGGCCGGGCGTGA